A DNA window from Pseudomonas sp. GD03919 contains the following coding sequences:
- the murB gene encoding UDP-N-acetylmuramate dehydrogenase → MSLNLQSDVSLKAFNSFGVEVCARHFAAAHNDDEVREALRLAEQQGLPLLVIGGGSNLLLTRDIEALVLRMASRGIRILEDDGERILVEAEAGEPWHPFVQWSLAQGLNGLENLSLIPGTVGAAPMQNIGAYGVEIKDLFAGLTALDRHSGELRDFGLEECAFAYRDSLFKREAGRWLILRVRFHLCRLAALRLDYGPVRQRLAEMGVEAPTASDVSQAICAIRSEKLPDPAELGNAGSFFKNPLVSFELAERIRAEHADLVSYPAGDGLVKLAAGWLIERAGWKGFREGDAGVHRLQALVLVNYGKATGAQLLQLAQRIQADVFERFAVGLEIEPNVL, encoded by the coding sequence GTGAGCCTGAATCTGCAAAGTGATGTATCGCTCAAGGCTTTCAACAGCTTTGGCGTCGAGGTGTGTGCCCGGCATTTCGCTGCAGCCCACAACGATGACGAAGTGCGCGAGGCGCTGCGCCTGGCCGAGCAGCAGGGCTTGCCGCTGCTGGTGATCGGTGGTGGCAGCAACCTGTTGCTGACCCGCGATATCGAGGCACTGGTGCTGCGCATGGCCAGCCGTGGCATTCGCATCCTCGAAGACGACGGTGAGCGGATACTGGTGGAAGCCGAAGCTGGCGAGCCCTGGCATCCCTTCGTGCAGTGGAGCCTGGCGCAGGGGCTCAATGGTCTGGAAAACCTCAGCCTGATCCCCGGCACCGTCGGTGCCGCGCCGATGCAGAACATCGGCGCCTATGGCGTGGAGATCAAGGATCTGTTCGCCGGCCTGACCGCCCTGGATCGGCACAGCGGCGAATTACGAGACTTCGGCCTGGAGGAATGCGCTTTCGCTTACCGCGACAGCCTGTTCAAGCGCGAAGCCGGGCGCTGGCTGATCCTGCGTGTGCGTTTCCACTTGTGCCGTCTGGCTGCGCTGCGTCTTGACTACGGCCCGGTGCGCCAGCGTCTCGCCGAGATGGGCGTGGAAGCGCCGACCGCCAGCGACGTCAGCCAGGCCATCTGCGCCATTCGCAGCGAAAAACTGCCAGATCCTGCCGAGCTGGGTAACGCTGGCAGTTTCTTCAAGAATCCACTGGTGTCGTTCGAGCTGGCCGAGCGCATTCGCGCCGAGCATGCTGATCTGGTCAGTTATCCGGCGGGTGATGGTCTGGTCAAACTGGCGGCTGGCTGGTTGATCGAGCGGGCAGGGTGGAAGGGCTTTCGCGAGGGCGACGCCGGCGTGCATCGTTTGCAGGCGCTGGTGCTGGTCAATTATGGCAAGGCCACGGGGGCGCAACTGCTGCAGCTGGCGCAGCGTATCCAGGCCGATGTGTTCGAGCGCTTCGCTGTCGGGCTGGAGATCGAGCCCAATGTGCTTTGA
- the rne gene encoding ribonuclease E, whose translation MKRMLINATQPEELRVALVDGQKLYDLDIESGAREQKKANIYKGRITRVEPSLEAAFVDFGSERHGFLPLKEISREYFSKAPEGGRVNIKDVLKEGQEVIVQVEKEERGNKGAALTTFISLAGRYLVLMPNNPRAGGISRRIEGEERNELREALNGLNAPADMGLIVRTAGLGRSSEEMQWDLDYLLQLWSAIKEASTSRPAPFLIYQESNVIIRAIRDYLRQDIGEVLVDSVEAQEEALSFIQQVMPQYASKIKLYEDSVPLFNRFQIESQIETAFQREVKLPSGGSIVIDPTEALVSIDINSARATKGSDIEETALQTNLEAAEEIARQLRLRDIGGLIVIDFIDMTPAKNQRAVEEKVREALEADRARVQVGRISRFGLLEMSRQRLRPSLGETSGIVCPRCNGQGIIRDVESLSLAILRLIEEEALKDRTAEVRAQVPIPVAAFLLNEKRNSITKIELRTRSRIVILPNDHLETPHFEVQRLRDDSPEALSGQSSYEIAATAEHEEATAHPSAATRTLVRQEAAIKAAPRSSAPVAAEPQPAPLAPSKAPEPSLFKGLVKSLVSLFSGKEEEAKPAVVEKKSNERPPREERRNGRQQSRNRGGRRDEERKPREERAPREERQAREPREERQPREERAPREERTPREPREGQENRRERKPREERTPREERVRELREPLDAAGSEQREEGAERQPRAERQERQRPPREERQPRAEQAEAVQDEALPNEEQLQDDEQDNNDGERPRRRSRGQRRRSNRRERQRDADGNLIESAENSEAAGQEAQAAVTAAVASAATVVAESVENSEAVASEAAVVEAPTTQAEEAPAVQSVDVQAEPVVSAAVESAPVAENVTQAKPATAVEAPVVAEAPVAEPAVQAEPVIEVAEQPAPAAVEQAPAPAPVPANATGRAPNDPREVRRRQREAERLAREAAQAAPAAPAVEAAPVVDTAPVAEASAPVEAEAAAVETAPVVEPVAEAEAPPVASEQSASEAVKQAQPEEDVQDVDKEEVKPQA comes from the coding sequence ATGAAAAGAATGCTCATTAACGCAACTCAGCCCGAAGAGTTGCGTGTCGCCCTGGTAGATGGCCAAAAACTCTACGATCTGGACATCGAGTCCGGCGCCCGCGAACAGAAAAAGGCCAATATCTACAAAGGCCGCATCACCCGCGTTGAACCCAGCCTTGAAGCCGCTTTCGTCGATTTCGGTTCCGAACGCCACGGCTTCCTCCCTCTCAAAGAAATCTCCCGCGAATACTTCTCCAAAGCCCCTGAAGGCGGCCGCGTCAACATCAAGGACGTGCTCAAGGAAGGCCAGGAAGTCATCGTCCAGGTCGAGAAGGAAGAACGCGGCAACAAGGGCGCAGCCCTGACCACCTTCATCAGCCTCGCCGGTCGTTACCTGGTACTGATGCCGAACAATCCACGTGCTGGTGGCATCAGCCGCCGCATCGAAGGCGAAGAGCGCAACGAACTGCGCGAAGCGCTGAACGGCCTCAACGCACCGGCCGACATGGGCCTGATCGTGCGCACTGCCGGTCTCGGTCGCAGCAGCGAAGAAATGCAGTGGGACCTCGATTACCTGCTGCAACTGTGGAGCGCCATCAAGGAAGCTTCCACCAGCCGCCCTGCCCCGTTCCTGATCTATCAGGAATCCAACGTCATCATCCGCGCCATCCGCGACTACCTGCGCCAGGACATCGGCGAGGTGCTGGTCGACAGCGTCGAAGCCCAGGAAGAAGCTCTGAGCTTCATCCAGCAGGTGATGCCGCAGTACGCCAGCAAGATCAAGCTGTACGAAGACAGCGTGCCGCTGTTCAACCGCTTCCAGATCGAAAGCCAGATCGAAACCGCCTTCCAGCGCGAAGTGAAGCTGCCGTCCGGCGGTTCCATCGTCATCGACCCGACCGAAGCCCTGGTGTCCATCGACATCAACTCGGCGCGCGCCACCAAAGGCAGCGACATCGAGGAAACCGCGCTGCAGACCAACCTGGAAGCGGCCGAAGAAATCGCCCGCCAACTGCGCCTGCGTGACATCGGCGGCCTGATCGTCATCGACTTCATCGACATGACCCCGGCCAAAAACCAGCGTGCCGTGGAAGAGAAGGTGCGTGAAGCCCTGGAAGCTGACCGCGCCCGCGTCCAGGTCGGCCGTATCTCGCGCTTCGGTCTGCTGGAAATGTCCCGTCAGCGCCTGCGTCCGTCGCTGGGCGAGACCAGCGGTATTGTCTGCCCGCGCTGCAACGGCCAAGGCATCATCCGTGACGTCGAATCCCTCTCGCTGGCCATCCTGCGCCTGATCGAAGAAGAAGCGCTGAAAGATCGCACCGCCGAAGTCCGTGCCCAGGTGCCGATCCCGGTCGCCGCCTTCCTGCTCAACGAGAAGCGCAACTCGATCACCAAGATCGAACTGCGCACCCGTTCGCGCATCGTCATCCTGCCCAACGATCACTTGGAAACCCCGCATTTCGAAGTGCAGCGCCTGCGTGACGACAGCCCGGAAGCGCTGAGCGGCCAGAGCAGCTACGAAATCGCTGCCACCGCAGAACACGAAGAAGCGACTGCGCATCCAAGTGCCGCCACGCGCACCCTGGTTCGCCAGGAAGCCGCGATCAAGGCCGCACCGCGCAGCAGCGCTCCGGTCGCTGCCGAGCCACAACCGGCTCCGCTGGCACCGAGCAAGGCACCCGAGCCAAGCCTGTTCAAAGGCCTGGTGAAGTCGCTGGTCAGCCTGTTCTCCGGCAAGGAAGAAGAAGCCAAGCCCGCAGTCGTCGAGAAGAAAAGCAACGAGCGTCCGCCGCGTGAAGAACGCCGCAACGGTCGTCAGCAGAGCCGCAACCGCGGCGGTCGTCGCGATGAAGAACGCAAGCCACGCGAAGAACGCGCCCCGCGTGAAGAGCGTCAGGCCCGCGAGCCACGCGAAGAGCGCCAACCACGTGAAGAGCGTGCCCCGCGTGAAGAACGCACTCCGCGCGAGCCGCGTGAAGGCCAGGAAAACCGCCGCGAGCGCAAGCCGCGCGAAGAGCGTACCCCGCGTGAAGAGCGCGTGCGCGAACTGCGTGAGCCGCTGGACGCTGCCGGCAGCGAACAACGCGAAGAGGGTGCCGAGCGTCAGCCCCGCGCCGAGCGTCAGGAGCGTCAGCGTCCGCCGCGCGAAGAGCGCCAGCCGCGCGCCGAACAGGCCGAAGCTGTGCAGGACGAAGCACTGCCGAACGAGGAGCAGCTGCAGGACGACGAGCAGGACAACAACGACGGCGAGCGTCCGCGTCGTCGTTCGCGTGGCCAGCGTCGCCGCAGCAATCGTCGCGAGCGTCAGCGTGATGCCGATGGCAATCTGATCGAAAGCGCCGAGAACAGCGAAGCTGCCGGTCAAGAAGCACAAGCGGCTGTCACCGCTGCGGTAGCCTCTGCTGCCACCGTGGTTGCTGAAAGCGTTGAAAACAGCGAAGCCGTTGCCAGCGAAGCTGCGGTCGTCGAAGCTCCGACCACTCAGGCTGAAGAAGCCCCTGCTGTTCAGTCGGTCGACGTACAGGCAGAGCCTGTCGTAAGCGCGGCAGTCGAAAGCGCTCCGGTCGCGGAGAATGTGACGCAAGCAAAACCTGCCACCGCAGTCGAAGCGCCGGTTGTCGCTGAAGCCCCAGTCGCCGAGCCTGCTGTTCAAGCAGAACCGGTTATTGAAGTCGCCGAGCAGCCAGCTCCGGCTGCGGTCGAACAAGCACCTGCTCCGGCACCGGTCCCAGCCAATGCCACTGGCCGTGCGCCGAACGACCCGCGCGAAGTACGTCGTCGCCAGCGTGAAGCCGAGCGCCTGGCCCGCGAAGCCGCACAGGCCGCCCCTGCAGCCCCGGCTGTAGAAGCTGCGCCAGTAGTCGACACCGCTCCGGTCGCTGAAGCAAGCGCCCCGGTAGAAGCCGAAGCTGCTGCAGTCGAAACAGCTCCTGTAGTCGAGCCGGTCGCTGAAGCCGAAGCCCCCCCTGTCGCCAGCGAGCAAAGTGCGAGCGAAGCGGTAAAGCAAGCGCAACCGGAAGAAGACGTGCAAGACGTCGACAAGGAAGAGGTCAAGCCTCAGGCTTGA
- the rluC gene encoding 23S rRNA pseudouridine(955/2504/2580) synthase RluC — protein MTTPASPTSGVQLIEVAPELAGQRIDNFLRAQLKGVPKTLIYRILRKGEVRVNKGRIKPEYKLQAGDVVRVPPLRIAERDEPEPLAQGLLERLEAAIVYEDKALIVLNKPAGIAVHGGSGLSYGVIEAFRQLRPDAKDLELVHRLDRDTSGLLMIAKKRSMLRHLHEALRGDGVDKRYMALVRGHWATAKKQIAAPLLKSNLRSGERMVEVNPEGKEALTVFRVLRRFGEFATLVEARPITGRTHQIRVHAQYAGHGIAGDSKYGDDDFSREIRELGGKRLFLHAYELHVPLPDGGVLKLKAPVDEMWAETLERLSA, from the coding sequence ATGACTACTCCTGCCTCTCCAACCTCCGGCGTTCAGCTGATCGAGGTTGCACCGGAACTCGCCGGCCAACGCATCGACAACTTCCTTCGGGCACAGCTCAAGGGCGTGCCCAAGACCCTGATCTACCGCATCCTGCGCAAGGGCGAAGTACGGGTGAACAAGGGGCGGATCAAGCCCGAATACAAGCTCCAGGCCGGTGACGTGGTGCGTGTGCCGCCGCTGCGCATTGCTGAGCGCGATGAGCCCGAGCCGCTGGCGCAGGGGCTGCTTGAGCGTCTTGAGGCGGCCATCGTCTACGAGGACAAGGCGCTGATCGTGCTGAACAAGCCGGCCGGTATCGCCGTACACGGTGGCAGTGGCTTGAGCTACGGGGTTATCGAGGCCTTCCGTCAATTGCGCCCCGATGCCAAGGATCTGGAGCTGGTGCATCGCCTTGATCGTGATACGTCCGGCCTGCTGATGATCGCCAAGAAGCGCAGCATGCTCCGACACCTGCACGAAGCGCTGCGTGGTGACGGCGTCGACAAGCGCTACATGGCCTTGGTCCGTGGGCACTGGGCAACCGCCAAGAAGCAGATCGCCGCGCCGCTGCTGAAAAGCAATCTGCGTTCCGGCGAGCGCATGGTCGAGGTCAATCCCGAGGGCAAGGAGGCGCTGACGGTGTTTCGCGTGCTGCGCCGCTTCGGTGAGTTCGCCACACTGGTCGAGGCCCGGCCGATCACCGGGCGCACCCACCAGATTCGTGTGCACGCCCAGTATGCGGGGCATGGTATCGCTGGTGACAGCAAATACGGCGATGACGACTTCTCTCGCGAGATTCGTGAGCTGGGCGGCAAGCGCCTGTTTCTGCATGCCTATGAGCTGCATGTGCCGCTGCCCGATGGCGGGGTTCTCAAGCTCAAGGCGCCGGTGGACGAGATGTGGGCCGAGACCCTGGAGCGGCTGAGTGCCTGA
- a CDS encoding HAD-IA family hydrolase yields the protein MPDYQLLIFDWDGTLVDSIGRIVEAMHRAADVVGVPRCSDVAVRGIIGLELGVAIRTLYPELTEPLLIEAIRRAYSEQYLALETEPSPLFEGVRESLDAFRDQGYRLAVATGKGRRGLHRVLADKGWLDYFDITRCADETASKPDPLMLHEILAHCRVQSGRALMVGDSTFDLLMARNAGMDAVAVGFGAQPLSVLRECSPRLAINEFNELRTWLEGHRAVRSAEVSEHVG from the coding sequence GTGCCTGACTATCAACTGCTGATCTTCGATTGGGATGGCACGCTGGTGGATTCCATCGGCCGTATCGTCGAAGCTATGCACCGTGCTGCCGATGTGGTGGGTGTGCCACGCTGCTCCGATGTCGCGGTGCGCGGCATCATTGGTTTGGAGTTGGGGGTGGCGATTCGCACCCTTTATCCGGAGCTCACTGAGCCGCTGCTGATCGAAGCCATCCGGCGCGCCTACAGTGAGCAGTACCTGGCGCTGGAAACCGAGCCGTCGCCGTTGTTCGAGGGTGTGCGCGAGTCGCTCGACGCCTTTCGCGATCAGGGGTATCGATTGGCGGTCGCGACCGGGAAGGGGCGCAGGGGGTTGCATCGCGTGCTGGCTGACAAGGGGTGGCTGGATTACTTCGATATCACCCGTTGCGCTGACGAGACGGCAAGCAAGCCCGATCCCCTGATGCTGCATGAGATTCTTGCGCACTGCCGGGTGCAGTCTGGGCGGGCGCTGATGGTGGGTGATTCGACCTTCGATCTGTTGATGGCGCGTAATGCCGGGATGGATGCCGTGGCGGTGGGTTTCGGTGCGCAGCCGTTATCGGTGCTGCGTGAGTGCTCGCCGCGTTTGGCGATCAATGAATTCAATGAGCTGCGTACATGGCTGGAAGGTCATCGTGCGGTGCGTTCTGCAGAGGTGAGTGAGCATGTCGGATGA
- the sppA gene encoding signal peptide peptidase SppA — MSDEWKSSSSSTEDAKSWKLLEKALLSSVQEQRRSRRWGIFFKLLTFVYLFGALALVLPVLDLKSTSTTTAHTALIEIRGMIADREEASADKVVGSLRAAFEDANTKGVILRINSPGGSPVQSGYIYDEIRRLRGEYPQIKVYAVISDLGASGAYYIASAADEIYADKASLVGSIGVTAASFGFVEAMEKLGVERRVYTSGEHKAFLDPFQPQKEEETRFWKSVLDTTHRQFIDSVKKGRGDRLKADEHPELFSGLVWSGEQALQLGLVDALGSASYVAREVIGQKEMVDFTQRDTPFDRFAKRLGTSVADRIALWMGFQGPTLR, encoded by the coding sequence ATGTCGGATGAGTGGAAGTCATCGTCTTCGTCTACCGAGGATGCCAAAAGCTGGAAGCTGCTGGAAAAGGCGCTGTTGTCCAGTGTTCAGGAGCAGCGCCGTTCGCGTCGCTGGGGCATTTTTTTCAAGTTGCTGACCTTTGTTTACCTGTTCGGTGCGCTGGCGCTGGTATTGCCGGTCCTTGATCTGAAATCGACCTCGACTACCACTGCGCATACGGCGCTTATCGAGATTCGCGGCATGATCGCCGACCGTGAGGAGGCCAGTGCCGACAAGGTCGTGGGCAGTCTGCGTGCGGCTTTCGAGGATGCCAATACCAAGGGCGTGATCCTGCGCATCAACAGCCCGGGCGGCAGTCCCGTGCAGTCCGGTTACATCTATGACGAGATCCGTCGTCTGCGCGGCGAGTACCCGCAGATCAAGGTCTATGCAGTGATCAGTGATCTGGGTGCCTCCGGTGCCTACTACATTGCCAGCGCAGCCGATGAAATCTATGCCGACAAGGCCAGTCTGGTTGGCTCCATTGGTGTGACTGCGGCCAGCTTTGGTTTTGTCGAGGCGATGGAAAAGCTCGGTGTCGAGCGTCGCGTGTACACCTCGGGTGAGCACAAGGCCTTCCTCGATCCGTTCCAGCCGCAGAAGGAAGAAGAAACTCGTTTCTGGAAATCCGTGCTCGATACCACCCATCGCCAGTTCATCGATAGCGTGAAAAAGGGGCGCGGTGATCGTCTCAAAGCGGATGAGCATCCCGAGTTGTTCTCCGGGTTGGTCTGGTCGGGCGAGCAGGCGCTACAGCTTGGCTTGGTAGATGCGTTGGGTAGTGCCAGCTATGTGGCGCGCGAGGTGATTGGTCAGAAAGAGATGGTCGACTTCACTCAGCGTGATACGCCATTCGATCGCTTCGCCAAGCGCCTGGGTACCAGTGTGGCGGATCGAATCGCGTTGTGGATGGGCTTTCAGGGGCCGACGCTGCGCTGA